A single genomic interval of Helianthus annuus cultivar XRQ/B chromosome 6, HanXRQr2.0-SUNRISE, whole genome shotgun sequence harbors:
- the LOC110863732 gene encoding uncharacterized protein LOC110863732 — MQAIREKISDIRGARKVKSDAIHEQQQAELARAQAQEMAHEARLIREAEIAMGIHTEEYIQQEAKLAGDHKNTTGYGGSGLNNRHSLSPRGSFGGSSSRYSGGTYSTSPNHDSRKMAIHHKYL, encoded by the exons ATGCAGGCGATTAGGGAAAAGATTAGTGATATTCGAGGGGCTCGCAAGGTGAAGTCCGATGCCATACATGAACAACAACAG GCTGAGTTGGCACGGGCACAGGCACAAGAGATGGCTCACGAGGCAAGGTTAATACGAGAAGCAGAAATTGCAATGGGTATACATACCGAAGAATATATCCAACAAGAAGCTAAGCTCGCGGGTGACCACAAGAACACAACTGGCTATGGCGGTAGTGGCCTAAACAATCGGCATTCGTTGAGTCCACGTGGCAGCTTTGGTGGTTCTAGCTCACGTTATTCAGGTGGCACATATTCCACATCACCAAATCATGACAGCCGGAAGATGGCAATACATCACAAGTATTTGTAG
- the LOC110864633 gene encoding heavy metal-associated isoprenylated plant protein 4: MAKVEAKKETISIAVYKANLHCPKCAHDIKKPLMRTPGVHKVDVKHEKGEIRVEGTFEVKKIHERLEKWSRKKVEILSQDKKLMEKKETKKEIIKTTKIKAYMHCDKCEHDLRAKLLKHKGIHNVKTDIKSQTILVEGTIEAEKIVTYIQKRARKHAEIIPEPLPKEKVEKKVEETVVEKKVEEKVTVTTKVVEFEEKKKVEAKGKDDEVPYFVHYVYAPQLFSDENPNACLVM; encoded by the exons ATGGCTAAAGTAGAAGCAAAGAAAGAAACAATCAGCATTGCAGTTTACAAAGCTAATTTACATTGCCCAAAATGTGCTCATGATATCAAGAAGCCTCTTATGAGAACACCAG GAGTCCATAAAGTGGATGTAAAGCATGAGAAGGGTGAAATTAGAGTGGAGGGCACTTTTGAAGTAAAGAAAATACATGAAAGGTTAGAAAAATGGAGCAGGAAAAAGGTTGAGATTTTATCACAAGACAAGAAACTAATGGAGAAGAAAGAAACTAAGAAA GAAATTATAAAGACGACCAAAATAAAAGCCTATATGCACTGCGACAAATGCGAGCATGATCTTCGAGCCAAGCTACTCAAACACAAAG GTATACACAatgtcaaaaccgacataaagtCACAAACTATTCTAGTAGAAGGAACCATTGAAGCTGAAAAGATCGTGACCTACATACAAAAACGAGCTCGCAAACACGCAGAAATCATACCTGAGCCTCTTCCAAAGGAAAAGGTCGAGAAGAAGGTGGAAGAGACGGTGGTTGAGAAGAAGGTGGAAGAGAAGGTGACTGTGACAACAAAAGTTGTAGAatttgaagagaagaagaaagtAGAAGCAAAGGGTAAGGACGATGAGGTCCCGTATTTTGTTCACTATGTTTATGCCCCTCAGTTGTTTAGTGACGAAAATCCGAATGCTTGTCTAGTAATGTAA
- the LOC110864632 gene encoding AT-hook motif nuclear-localized protein 23 has protein sequence MSTSPFNLHQTLQTRPDSEDDNNQTTSESGDGYGRRPRGRPPGSKNKPKPPVIITRESGHTLRAHILEISDGCDVFESVSDYARKKQRGIYIVSGTGTVNNVSLRQPAAAGSVLTLHGRFELLSLSGSFLPPPAPPGATSLTIFLAGGQGQLVGGNVVGALVASGPVIVIAASFTNVEYERLPLDDDIQDEAAASSGGNGDEDGGVDVGVGVGVMFPESSSIGLPFFNLPVSVTNVVDGGGWSGNAANQPQF, from the coding sequence ATGTCTACTTCCCCTTTCAACCTCCACCAAACCCTCCAAACCCGCCCGGATTCCGAAGACGACAACAACCAAACCACTTCGGAATCCGGGGACGGTTACGGCCGCCGCCCGCGCGGCCGTCCTCCCGGTTCCAAAAACAAGCCAAAACCACCCGTAATCATCACCCGCGAAAGTGGCCACACTCTCCGCGCTCACATCCTCGAAATCAGCGACGGATGCGACGTGTTCGAATCCGTCTCTGATTACGCTAGGAAAAAACAACGTGGGATTTACATAGTCAGCGGTACCGGTACCGTAAACAACGTTAGTTTACGGCAGCCGGCTGCCGCTGGCTCTGTTCTCACGCTGCATGGCCGGTTTGAGTTACTTTCGCTATCGGGTTCATTTTTACCACCCCCGGCTCCACCGGGTGCTACTAGTTTGACGATTTTTTTGGCGGGTGGACAAGGTCAGCTTGTTGGTGGTAATGTGGTTGGTGCTTTGGTGGCCTCTGGGCCGGTGATTGTTATAGCTGCTTCTTTCACAAATGTCGAATATGAGAGGCTCCCGTTGGATGATGACATCCAAGACGAAGCCGCTGCAAGTAGCGGTGGAAACGGGGACGAGGATGGTGGTGTTgatgttggtgttggtgttggggTTATGTTTCCTGAGTCTTCATCTATAGGGTTGCCTTTCTTTAATTTGCCGGTTAGTGTGACTAAcgtggttgatggtggtggttggtcTGGTAACGCGGCGAACCAGCCGCAGTTCTAA